The Microplitis demolitor isolate Queensland-Clemson2020A chromosome 8, iyMicDemo2.1a, whole genome shotgun sequence genome has a segment encoding these proteins:
- the LOC103572468 gene encoding uncharacterized protein LOC103572468, whose translation MDIFDAPYYRVVKNSSHLIGQWPNQSPQKKMMITIIIWTGFFMQFIPQVIAIVMHLDDPDILFEAFSSMVIDLAFVFKYSNAIYKANLMKKLYSRMVSDWKLLLNDVEKSTLQHHTNLGCIFSSGYAGFAYMSAMIFIMEPIFPRIINMFIETNETVPHKFALPLEYIIIDKEKHYWLMLTITNLLIVNIAVVIISCDITFITFVQHVCGLFAVVGCRLVNTPIDENDGEIHKRGDYLSNVKDVPYKHLVSCIRSHRRALEFAELLENAYCVSFGLLVGLNLPVISVTGFQIITQSNTIQQLLKYTSFTFTEILHLFFECFMSQQLTDMSLQIQENIAKVRWFNNSIKSRKLLILMTMRSQVPCKLTAAKIMDLSIENFGMMVKTSGSYFTMLLSTQ comes from the exons ATGGATATTTTCGATGCACCCTACTATAGAGTAGTGAAAAATTCTTCTCATTTGATTGGCCAGTGGCCGAATCAGTCTCcgcagaaaaaaatgatgataacaataatcatATGGACTGGTTTCTTCATGCAGTTTATTCCACAa GTTATAGCTATTGTGATGCATCTCGATGATCCGGATATTCTATTTGAAGCATTTTCCTCGATGGTAATTGATTTAGCATTTGTTTTCAAGTATTCCAATGCAATTTACAAAGCAAATTtg atgAAAAAGCTATACAGTAGAATGGTATCTGATTGGAAGTTACTATTAAATGATGTAGAAAAAAGTACACTACAGCACCATACCAACCTCGGctgtattttttcatcaggATATGCAG GATTTGCATACATGTCAGCGATGATTTTTATAATGGAACCGATTTTTCcgagaattataaatatgttcaTTGAAACAAATGAAACTGTTCCACATAAATTTGCGCTGCCGTTagagtatattattattgacaaagaGAAACATTACTGGTTAATGTTAACTATTACAAATCTACTCATTGTAAACATTGcagttgttattatttcatgTGACATTACGTTTATTACATTTGTGCAACATGTTTGTGGATTATTCGCAGTTGTAGG ATGTCGACTAGTGAATACACCAATAGATGAAAATGATGGGGAAATCCATAAAAGAGgcgattatttatcaaacgtGAAAGATGTTCCTTACAAACATTTGGTGTCTTGTATAAGAAGCCACAGGCGAGCTTTAGA GTTTGCGGAACTTCTCGAAAACGCTTATTGTGTAAGTTTTGGATTGCTAGTAGGACTCAATCTGCCGGTTATAAGTGTCACCGGATTCCAG attattacaCAATCTAATACAATCCAGCAGTTATTGAAATACACATCATTTACATTCACCGAGATATTACatcttttttttgaatgttttatGTCACAACAGTTAACAGACATGAGCTTacaaattcaagaaaacat aGCTAAAGTGAGATGGTTCAATAACTCGATAAAATCACggaaattgttaatattaatgacaatgaGAAGTCAAGTGCCCTGCAAATTGACTGCTGCTAAAATAATGGATTTgtctattgaaaatttcggaatg ATGGTAAAAACATCGGGTTCATACTTCACGATGCTTTTGTCGACGCAATAA